A region of Streptomyces sp. WMMC500 DNA encodes the following proteins:
- a CDS encoding type I polyketide synthase: MASSNEEKLRDYLKAVTADLRQTRQRLESLEERDHEPIAVIGMACRYPGGAVSPDALWEVVSAGGDAIGEFPADRGWDLESVFDADPDRAGTSYARRGGFLYDLPEFDAGLFGVSPREAAAMDPQQRLLLELAWEALERAGIAADGLRGSATGVFAGTSAADYGPRLHEAGGGAEGYVLTGTTPSVASGRIAYTLGLEGPALTVDTACSSSLVAVHLATRALRARECTMALAGGATVMSTPGMFVEFSRQRGLASDGRCKSFSDDADGTGWAEGAGMLVLARLSDAQAAGHPVLAVIRGSAVNQDGASNGLTAPSGPAQQRVIEQALADARLTARQVDAVEAHGTGTSLGDPIEAQALLATYGREHTAGEPLWLGSVKSNIGHTQTAAGVAGIIKMVQAMRYGRLPRTLHAETPSRHVDWAAGGVALLAEEAPWPEVDRPRRAAVSAFGISGTNAHVVLEQAPPAAERDEQSGGPGTGTALWTLSARTGEALRARAAELAEAVRTGPVPGAADVGWSLATTRAAFEERAVVLGGDTAELAEGLAALAADHGSARVVRGSAVSGAARPVFVFSGQGAQWPGMAVGLWDSEPVFAASMERCAAALAPHTGYVMREKLTAPADDACWERDDVVQPLLWAVMVSLAELWRHHGVVPAAVVGHSQGEFAAAVAAGALSLEDGARLVAVRSRVVHTLSGHGSMASVSLPVAEVEKRLAETGGDVGVAAVNGPSATVVAGVEADVRAFMRDCEERGVRTRTVPIAYASHSRLVEPVREEMLRELAAITPRAGAVPFYSTVTGEPMPTESLDAGYWYRNLRSPVLFAQTVERLMDAGHTVFLEMGPHPVLVPAIEQVLDAAEAEGRALGTLRRGEDGEPRFKQALAEAYAAGVVPDWGVLFPGARRVPLPTYPFQRRRYWLADRDDRRPRGSAGRDAGADETFWALVEQADTEALRRELEVREDTLREVVPALHRWRTRTRTDAALAGQRYEIGWRPAADRRTPGPDGHWLLVTRAEAGGRLAAWAEAAGTALAARGARVTVVELDERADDHRAGIAPRVSAALAGGAVDGVLSLLALDERPHPGHAALPSGVAGLLGLVQALVELGVTAPVWSLTCAAVRALDDDLLAHPVQAQTWGLGRVVALEQPQLWGGLVDLPERPDDEDWLRVCAVLAGGAGDEDQVAVRPGGMRVRRLLPAPAPADGPAWQPGGTVVVTGGSGSLAPHLARWLADGGAEHIVLASRRGPDAPGHDALAAELRGRGIGVTALSCDLTDRDSVRSLLERAAEPGGPVRAVVHAATATHLEPLAGASAAGVADVLAAKALGAVHLAELLGEDTELVFFSSIAAVWGSGEHGAYAAANAFLDAYAEQLRRQGRKVTSVAFGAWRSERLPEELDEAQLTRQGLPLLDPALALTGLGRELAAGGGRPVTLVDVDWQTFAPVFASARPRPLLDEIPAARGALRRSAAADGAAAAGAGADGERLKRLAQLPEAARGREVLDVVTAEVSAVLGHGPADRPTPGQTFKELGFDSLTAVALRNRLRAATGLPLPVTLVFDHPSPQALARHLTGQLGAAGGQPAPGSVHEELDRLAAALDAAPVEGAERAAVHDRLRALAAALTDPGTAAAGPSEDDDAGLDDASTDDLLKIIDDEFGPAEPGPTASTTG; encoded by the coding sequence ATGGCCAGCAGCAACGAGGAAAAGCTCCGCGACTACCTGAAGGCGGTCACCGCCGATCTGCGCCAGACCCGGCAGCGGCTCGAGTCGCTGGAGGAGCGCGACCACGAGCCGATCGCGGTGATCGGGATGGCCTGCCGTTACCCGGGCGGCGCGGTGTCGCCCGACGCGCTGTGGGAGGTGGTGTCGGCGGGCGGGGACGCCATCGGCGAGTTTCCCGCCGACCGGGGCTGGGACCTGGAGTCGGTCTTCGACGCGGATCCGGACCGGGCGGGTACGAGCTACGCGCGCCGCGGCGGCTTCCTCTACGACCTTCCGGAGTTCGACGCCGGGCTGTTCGGGGTGTCGCCGCGGGAGGCCGCGGCGATGGACCCGCAGCAGCGGCTGCTGCTGGAGCTGGCCTGGGAGGCGCTGGAGCGTGCGGGCATCGCCGCGGACGGGCTCCGCGGCTCCGCCACCGGAGTGTTCGCGGGCACCTCGGCGGCCGACTACGGGCCGCGGCTGCACGAGGCCGGCGGCGGCGCAGAGGGCTACGTGCTGACCGGGACCACGCCGAGCGTCGCCTCCGGGCGGATCGCGTACACGCTCGGCCTGGAGGGTCCGGCGCTGACGGTGGACACGGCGTGCTCGTCCTCGCTGGTCGCGGTGCACCTGGCCACGCGTGCGCTGCGCGCGCGGGAGTGCACGATGGCGCTGGCCGGCGGGGCGACGGTGATGTCGACACCGGGCATGTTCGTGGAGTTCTCACGGCAGCGCGGGCTGGCGTCCGACGGGCGCTGCAAGTCGTTCTCCGACGACGCCGACGGCACCGGCTGGGCGGAGGGCGCGGGCATGCTCGTGCTGGCGCGGCTCTCCGACGCCCAGGCCGCCGGGCATCCGGTGCTCGCGGTGATCCGCGGCAGCGCGGTCAACCAGGACGGCGCCTCCAACGGCCTCACCGCGCCCAGCGGCCCCGCGCAGCAGCGCGTCATCGAACAGGCCCTCGCCGACGCCCGGCTCACCGCGCGGCAGGTCGACGCCGTGGAGGCGCACGGCACCGGCACGTCGCTGGGCGACCCGATCGAGGCACAGGCCCTGCTGGCGACGTACGGCCGGGAGCACACCGCGGGAGAGCCGCTGTGGCTGGGCTCGGTGAAGTCCAACATCGGGCACACCCAGACCGCCGCCGGCGTGGCCGGGATCATCAAGATGGTGCAGGCCATGCGGTACGGCCGGCTGCCGCGGACCCTGCACGCCGAGACGCCGTCGCGGCACGTCGACTGGGCCGCGGGGGGCGTCGCGCTGCTGGCCGAGGAGGCGCCCTGGCCGGAGGTGGACCGGCCGCGGCGGGCGGCGGTGTCCGCGTTCGGCATCAGCGGCACCAACGCGCACGTCGTGCTGGAGCAGGCGCCGCCCGCGGCGGAACGGGACGAGCAGTCCGGCGGGCCGGGGACGGGGACCGCGCTGTGGACGCTGTCGGCCCGTACCGGCGAGGCGCTGCGGGCACGGGCCGCGGAGCTGGCCGAGGCGGTACGCACCGGGCCGGTGCCCGGCGCCGCGGACGTCGGCTGGTCGCTGGCGACGACGCGGGCGGCGTTCGAGGAGCGCGCCGTGGTGCTGGGCGGCGACACCGCCGAGCTGGCCGAGGGACTTGCGGCGCTGGCCGCGGACCACGGCTCCGCGCGAGTGGTGCGCGGCAGCGCGGTGTCCGGCGCGGCCCGCCCGGTCTTCGTCTTCTCCGGGCAGGGCGCGCAGTGGCCGGGGATGGCCGTCGGACTGTGGGACTCCGAGCCGGTGTTCGCCGCGTCGATGGAGCGCTGCGCCGCGGCCCTCGCCCCGCACACCGGCTACGTGATGCGCGAGAAGCTGACGGCCCCCGCGGACGACGCCTGCTGGGAGCGCGACGACGTGGTTCAGCCGCTGCTGTGGGCGGTGATGGTCTCGCTCGCCGAGCTGTGGCGACACCACGGCGTGGTGCCGGCCGCCGTCGTGGGCCACTCGCAGGGCGAGTTCGCGGCGGCCGTGGCCGCCGGGGCGCTGTCGCTGGAGGACGGCGCCCGGCTGGTGGCCGTGCGCAGCAGGGTGGTGCACACGCTGTCCGGGCACGGCTCGATGGCGTCGGTGTCGCTGCCCGTCGCGGAGGTGGAGAAGCGGCTCGCGGAGACCGGCGGCGACGTCGGCGTCGCGGCCGTCAACGGGCCGTCGGCCACGGTCGTCGCGGGCGTCGAGGCGGACGTGCGGGCGTTCATGCGCGACTGCGAGGAGCGGGGCGTACGGACGCGGACGGTGCCCATCGCGTACGCCTCGCACTCGCGGCTCGTCGAGCCGGTGCGCGAGGAGATGCTGCGCGAGCTGGCGGCCATCACCCCGCGGGCCGGGGCGGTGCCGTTCTACTCCACCGTCACCGGTGAGCCGATGCCCACGGAGTCGCTGGACGCCGGCTACTGGTACCGCAACCTCCGCTCCCCCGTGCTCTTCGCGCAGACCGTGGAGCGGCTGATGGACGCGGGCCACACCGTGTTCCTGGAAATGGGCCCGCACCCGGTGCTGGTGCCCGCGATCGAGCAGGTCCTCGACGCGGCGGAGGCCGAGGGGCGTGCGCTGGGCACGTTGCGCCGCGGCGAGGACGGCGAGCCGCGTTTCAAGCAGGCGCTGGCGGAGGCGTACGCCGCCGGTGTCGTGCCGGACTGGGGGGTTCTCTTCCCCGGCGCCCGGCGGGTGCCGCTGCCCACCTATCCGTTCCAGCGCCGCCGCTACTGGCTCGCCGACCGCGACGATCGCCGGCCGCGGGGGTCCGCCGGTCGCGACGCCGGGGCGGACGAGACGTTCTGGGCGCTGGTCGAGCAGGCCGACACCGAGGCGCTGCGCCGGGAGTTGGAGGTCCGCGAGGACACGCTGCGCGAGGTGGTGCCGGCGCTGCACCGCTGGCGCACCCGGACCCGTACGGACGCGGCGCTCGCCGGTCAGCGCTACGAGATCGGGTGGCGCCCGGCCGCGGACCGGCGGACACCGGGCCCCGACGGGCACTGGCTGCTGGTGACCCGCGCCGAGGCCGGCGGGCGGCTCGCCGCCTGGGCTGAGGCGGCGGGCACCGCGCTCGCCGCGCGCGGCGCCCGGGTGACCGTGGTAGAGCTGGACGAGCGGGCCGACGACCACCGCGCCGGCATCGCGCCACGGGTGTCGGCCGCGTTGGCCGGCGGGGCGGTCGACGGGGTGCTGTCGCTGCTGGCGCTGGACGAGCGTCCGCACCCCGGGCACGCGGCGCTGCCGTCCGGTGTCGCGGGGCTGCTGGGCCTCGTGCAGGCGCTGGTGGAGCTGGGCGTCACCGCACCCGTGTGGTCGCTGACGTGCGCCGCGGTGCGCGCCCTGGACGACGATCTGCTGGCGCACCCGGTGCAGGCGCAGACGTGGGGCCTGGGCCGCGTGGTGGCGCTGGAGCAGCCGCAGTTGTGGGGCGGCCTGGTCGACCTGCCGGAGCGGCCCGACGACGAGGACTGGCTGCGGGTGTGCGCGGTGCTCGCGGGCGGCGCGGGCGACGAGGACCAGGTGGCGGTCCGGCCCGGCGGGATGCGCGTGCGGCGGCTGTTGCCCGCCCCGGCGCCCGCGGACGGCCCGGCGTGGCAGCCGGGCGGCACGGTCGTGGTCACCGGCGGCTCCGGCTCGCTGGCGCCGCACCTGGCGCGCTGGCTCGCCGACGGCGGCGCCGAGCACATCGTGCTGGCCAGCCGCCGCGGGCCCGACGCGCCCGGACACGACGCGCTGGCCGCCGAGCTGCGCGGCAGGGGCATCGGCGTGACGGCGCTGTCCTGCGACCTGACCGACCGCGACTCCGTACGCAGCCTGCTGGAGCGGGCCGCGGAGCCGGGCGGCCCGGTGCGCGCGGTGGTGCACGCCGCGACCGCGACCCACCTGGAGCCGCTGGCCGGCGCGTCCGCCGCCGGGGTGGCCGACGTGCTGGCGGCGAAGGCGCTGGGCGCGGTCCACCTCGCCGAACTGCTGGGGGAGGACACCGAGCTGGTGTTCTTCTCCTCCATCGCCGCCGTCTGGGGCAGCGGCGAGCACGGCGCGTACGCGGCGGCGAACGCCTTCCTCGACGCGTACGCGGAGCAACTTCGCCGGCAGGGCCGCAAGGTGACGTCGGTCGCCTTCGGCGCGTGGCGCAGCGAGCGGCTGCCCGAGGAGCTGGACGAGGCGCAGTTGACGCGGCAGGGGCTGCCGCTGCTGGACCCGGCGCTCGCGCTCACCGGCCTCGGCCGGGAGCTGGCCGCGGGCGGCGGCCGGCCGGTGACGCTGGTCGACGTCGACTGGCAGACGTTCGCGCCGGTCTTCGCCTCGGCCAGGCCCCGGCCGCTGCTGGACGAGATCCCCGCCGCCCGTGGCGCGCTGCGGCGCTCCGCGGCGGCGGACGGCGCCGCGGCTGCGGGCGCGGGCGCCGACGGGGAGCGGCTGAAGCGGCTGGCGCAGTTGCCGGAGGCGGCCCGCGGCCGGGAGGTGCTGGACGTCGTGACCGCCGAAGTGTCCGCGGTGCTGGGCCACGGCCCCGCCGACCGGCCCACGCCGGGGCAGACGTTCAAGGAGCTGGGCTTCGACTCGCTGACCGCGGTGGCGCTGCGCAACCGGCTGCGCGCGGCCACCGGACTCCCGCTGCCGGTGACGCTCGTCTTCGACCACCCCAGCCCGCAGGCCCTCGCCCGCCACCTGACCGGGCAGTTGGGCGCGGCGGGCGGGCAGCCGGCGCCCGGCTCCGTACACGAGGAGCTGGACCGGCTGGCCGCGGCCCTGGACGCCGCGCCCGTCGAGGGCGCGGAACGCGCGGCCGTGCACGACCGGTTGCGGGCGCTCGCCGCCGCGCTGACCGACCCCGGCACGGCGGCGGCCGGCCCGTCCGAGGACGACGACGCCGGGCTCGACGACGCGAGCACCGACGACCTGCTGAAGATCATCGACGACGAGTTCGGGCCGGCGGAGCCGGGACCGACGGCATCGACAACCGGCTGA
- a CDS encoding type I polyketide synthase has translation MSKEEKLVEYLKWVTAELHEAQQRLSVLEAGDREPVAIVSMACRYPGGVRSPEDLWRLVAEGTDAISGFPLNRDWELDGLFDADPDRSGTSYAREGGFLHDAAAFDAAFFEISPREATATDPQQRLLLEAAWEAFERANLDPHSLRGSRTGVFAGVMYSDYVARLMDRLPPGFDGFLGNGGAASVASGRVAYTFGLEGPAVTVDTACSSSLVSMHLAAQALRNDECDLALAGGVTVMATPGVFVEFSRQRGLAPDGRCKPFAEAADGTGWGEGVGFVLLERLSDAERNGHEILAVLRGSAVNQDGASNGLTAPNGPSQQRVIEQALASARLSAGQVDAVEAHGTGTTLGDPIEAQALLATYGQAHTEERPLWLGAVKSNIGHTQAAAGVAGVIKMVEAMRHGVLPATLHVDEPSSHVDWDSGHVSLLTEARPWPETGEPRRAGVSSFGISGTNAHVILEAAPEQSADAEVTTEPAPVPVVISARSAAALGQVAGRLAAYVEQHPEVEVGALAGRLWSGRAKLEHRAGIITNDRSELRDALTALAAGTAHSALVTGSGPAEGGGLAVMFSGQGSQRPGMGRELYETFPVYAEALDEVCTALDHHLDTDIPLREVTFAAKDSEHAALLETTLYTQPALFAHHVAGYRLLQTAGIQPTALIGHSIGELSAAHLTGTLPLTVAADMVATRAKLLHTLPEGTGMLAVNTDADALTPYLQRHGDVAIAAHNSATSLAVAGPLDALEELGRELAEAGIRTKALKVAHAFHTAHTEPILDAFTDHLTGLFARHTLGEAEVPVISNVTGLPVTDRQHHDPVYWVQHIREPVHFHHGITHLTQNENVSLFTELAPRPTLTPHLPSGTKPTPHLPTETLTHLATLVSLHSHHHPTNLTPHLTETGAKLPALPTYPFQHRPYWLRADPAKATDTRPGDAELWDALEREDLDGVLSAMGVRDADVTAWKSVLPALVTWRRQRAWGHRLGWEALDDGTPPLLLDGAWVVLVPERAEEQPAVRTVLTALDEGGAGAEVVVVEREMARTTFAGRLRAALGACGTRLAGVLSLLAFADPAHPGPDGLELSAALLHALDDAAAHAPVWFVTAGGAATGRQDALADPAQARIWGLAQAFAVEHPERWGGLVDLPADGVSDRDARGRLRAALAGRADRSGAREDQVAIRSGALFARRLRSADLAAATEPWPRATDGTVLVTGAAGALAEEIAVQLVREGVRHLLLTTEPGADKEAAALVAQLRAAGAETVVAALDLADRDAVAALVRSVGPEHPLSAVVHVTAELDDAVIGAVDADETGRLLAPAAKSLANLCELTLDRGLESFVHCTSAVGALGAAGFGAQGAVHAHLEALAQTYRARGLPVISVACGPWQDPETADTAAGKHLRYQGIRPMAPRPAARLLVRAVAGTSAAPLLVDVDWDRYVGEADRGAAGSLLRAIPGARGAGAAEAGDGQPGDDGHLGEAAARLRHRLDTATAAERAELLLELLRDASAQVLGHADTAEIPADAQFTELGFSSFTALELCNLVAAVSGLQIPPMAIFDNPTPQALAGYLMTTFEGETSPVPEAGAAAR, from the coding sequence ATGTCCAAGGAAGAGAAGCTCGTCGAGTACCTGAAGTGGGTCACCGCCGAGCTGCATGAGGCCCAGCAGCGGCTGTCCGTCCTGGAGGCGGGGGACCGGGAGCCGGTGGCGATCGTTTCGATGGCCTGCCGGTACCCGGGCGGGGTGCGCTCGCCGGAGGACCTGTGGCGGCTGGTCGCCGAGGGCACGGACGCGATCTCCGGGTTCCCCCTGAACCGGGACTGGGAGCTGGACGGCCTCTTCGACGCCGACCCCGACCGGTCCGGTACGAGCTACGCCCGCGAGGGCGGCTTCCTGCACGACGCCGCCGCGTTCGACGCGGCCTTCTTCGAGATCAGCCCGCGGGAGGCGACCGCGACGGACCCGCAGCAGCGGCTGTTGCTGGAGGCGGCGTGGGAGGCGTTCGAGCGCGCGAACCTGGACCCGCACAGCCTCAGGGGCAGCAGGACCGGCGTCTTCGCGGGCGTCATGTACAGCGACTACGTCGCCCGCCTCATGGACCGGCTGCCCCCCGGGTTCGACGGCTTCCTGGGCAATGGTGGTGCGGCGAGTGTGGCGTCGGGGCGGGTGGCGTACACCTTCGGCCTCGAAGGTCCGGCGGTGACCGTCGACACCGCGTGCTCGTCGTCTCTGGTGAGCATGCACCTGGCGGCGCAGGCGTTGCGCAACGACGAGTGCGACCTCGCTCTTGCCGGTGGTGTGACGGTGATGGCGACGCCGGGTGTGTTCGTGGAGTTCTCGCGGCAGCGGGGGCTGGCGCCGGATGGTCGGTGCAAGCCGTTCGCCGAGGCGGCGGATGGGACGGGGTGGGGTGAGGGTGTCGGGTTCGTGCTGCTGGAGCGGCTGTCGGACGCGGAGCGCAACGGGCACGAGATCCTTGCGGTGCTGCGCGGGTCGGCGGTCAACCAGGACGGTGCGTCCAACGGGCTGACGGCGCCGAACGGGCCGTCGCAGCAGCGGGTGATCGAGCAGGCTCTGGCCAGTGCGCGGTTGAGTGCGGGTCAGGTCGATGCGGTCGAGGCGCACGGTACGGGTACCACGCTGGGTGATCCGATCGAGGCGCAGGCGCTGCTGGCGACGTACGGCCAGGCGCACACCGAAGAGCGTCCGCTGTGGCTGGGGGCGGTGAAGTCGAACATCGGTCACACCCAGGCCGCGGCCGGGGTGGCGGGTGTGATCAAGATGGTGGAGGCGATGCGGCACGGCGTCCTGCCGGCCACCTTGCACGTGGACGAGCCCTCCAGCCATGTCGACTGGGACAGCGGTCATGTTTCGCTGTTGACCGAGGCGCGGCCGTGGCCGGAGACGGGTGAGCCGCGGCGTGCGGGGGTGTCGTCGTTCGGGATCAGTGGCACCAACGCGCACGTGATTCTGGAAGCCGCCCCGGAGCAGTCTGCCGACGCCGAGGTGACGACCGAGCCGGCACCGGTGCCGGTGGTGATCTCGGCCCGTTCGGCGGCCGCCCTGGGGCAGGTTGCGGGCCGGCTCGCGGCGTACGTGGAGCAGCACCCCGAGGTCGAGGTCGGTGCGCTGGCCGGGCGGTTGTGGTCCGGGCGAGCGAAGCTGGAACACCGCGCCGGCATCATCACCAACGACCGCAGCGAGTTGCGGGACGCGCTGACCGCGCTGGCGGCGGGTACCGCGCACTCTGCACTGGTCACCGGCTCCGGCCCGGCCGAGGGCGGTGGGCTGGCGGTGATGTTCTCCGGGCAGGGCAGCCAGCGCCCCGGCATGGGCCGCGAGTTGTACGAGACCTTCCCGGTCTACGCCGAAGCCCTGGACGAGGTCTGCACCGCACTCGACCACCACCTCGACACCGACATCCCGCTACGCGAAGTGACGTTCGCGGCGAAGGACAGCGAGCACGCGGCCCTGCTGGAGACCACCCTCTACACTCAGCCCGCTCTGTTCGCCCACCACGTGGCCGGCTACCGCCTCCTGCAGACCGCGGGCATCCAGCCCACCGCCCTCATCGGCCACTCCATCGGCGAACTCTCCGCCGCCCACCTCACCGGCACCCTCCCCCTCACCGTGGCCGCGGACATGGTCGCCACCCGCGCCAAGCTGCTCCACACCCTCCCCGAGGGCACCGGCATGCTCGCGGTCAACACCGACGCCGACGCCCTCACCCCGTATCTCCAACGTCACGGTGACGTGGCCATCGCGGCGCACAACTCCGCGACCTCCCTCGCCGTCGCCGGGCCTCTCGACGCCCTGGAGGAACTGGGCCGGGAGCTGGCGGAGGCGGGTATCCGCACCAAGGCACTCAAGGTCGCGCACGCCTTCCACACCGCCCACACCGAACCCATCCTCGACGCCTTCACCGACCACCTGACGGGCCTCTTCGCCCGCCACACCCTCGGCGAGGCGGAGGTACCCGTCATCTCCAACGTCACGGGTCTGCCCGTGACGGACCGTCAGCACCACGACCCCGTCTACTGGGTCCAGCACATCCGCGAGCCCGTGCACTTCCACCACGGCATCACCCATCTCACGCAGAACGAGAACGTCTCCCTCTTCACCGAACTCGCGCCCCGCCCCACCCTCACTCCCCACCTGCCGTCCGGCACGAAGCCAACCCCCCACCTGCCTACCGAAACCCTCACCCACCTCGCCACCCTGGTCAGCCTCCACAGCCACCACCACCCCACCAACCTCACCCCCCACCTCACCGAGACCGGGGCCAAGCTCCCCGCCCTCCCCACTTATCCCTTCCAGCACCGCCCCTACTGGCTGCGCGCCGACCCCGCCAAGGCGACCGACACCCGCCCCGGTGACGCCGAGTTGTGGGACGCGCTGGAGCGCGAGGACCTGGACGGCGTGCTGTCCGCGATGGGCGTGCGGGATGCCGACGTCACGGCGTGGAAGAGCGTCCTGCCCGCACTCGTCACCTGGCGCCGCCAGCGGGCTTGGGGCCACCGCCTCGGCTGGGAGGCCCTGGACGACGGCACGCCGCCGCTTCTGCTGGACGGCGCCTGGGTCGTCCTGGTCCCCGAGCGTGCCGAGGAGCAGCCGGCCGTACGGACCGTGCTGACGGCGCTGGACGAGGGCGGGGCCGGCGCCGAAGTCGTCGTCGTCGAGCGGGAGATGGCCCGTACGACGTTCGCCGGCCGGCTGCGCGCCGCGCTTGGTGCCTGCGGGACCCGGCTCGCCGGTGTGCTGTCGCTGCTCGCGTTCGCCGACCCGGCGCACCCCGGTCCTGACGGCCTGGAGCTGTCCGCCGCGCTGCTGCACGCGCTCGACGACGCCGCCGCGCACGCACCCGTGTGGTTCGTGACCGCGGGCGGCGCGGCGACCGGCCGGCAGGACGCGCTGGCCGACCCCGCGCAGGCCCGCATCTGGGGGCTGGCACAGGCGTTCGCCGTCGAACACCCCGAGCGCTGGGGCGGCCTGGTCGACCTGCCCGCGGACGGGGTGAGCGACCGCGACGCGCGCGGGCGGCTCCGGGCGGCGCTGGCCGGCCGGGCGGATCGCTCGGGCGCCCGCGAGGACCAGGTCGCCATCCGGTCCGGGGCGCTCTTCGCCCGCCGGCTGCGGTCGGCGGACCTCGCCGCCGCCACCGAGCCGTGGCCGCGCGCCACGGACGGCACGGTGCTGGTGACCGGCGCCGCCGGCGCGCTCGCCGAGGAGATCGCCGTGCAGCTCGTACGCGAGGGCGTACGGCACCTGCTGCTGACCACCGAACCCGGAGCGGACAAGGAAGCCGCCGCGCTGGTCGCGCAGTTGCGTGCGGCGGGCGCGGAGACCGTGGTGGCCGCCCTCGACCTCGCCGACCGCGACGCCGTCGCCGCGCTCGTCCGCTCCGTCGGGCCCGAGCACCCGCTGAGCGCCGTCGTGCACGTGACCGCCGAGCTCGACGACGCCGTCATCGGTGCCGTGGACGCCGACGAGACCGGCCGGCTGCTGGCCCCGGCCGCGAAGTCCCTGGCCAACCTCTGCGAGCTGACCCTCGACCGGGGGCTGGAGTCGTTCGTGCACTGCACCTCCGCGGTCGGTGCCCTCGGGGCGGCCGGCTTCGGCGCCCAGGGCGCGGTGCACGCCCACCTGGAGGCGCTGGCGCAGACGTACCGCGCGCGCGGCCTGCCCGTCATCTCTGTCGCCTGCGGCCCGTGGCAGGACCCGGAGACGGCGGACACCGCGGCCGGAAAGCACCTGCGCTACCAGGGCATCCGGCCCATGGCGCCGCGGCCCGCGGCACGGCTGCTGGTACGCGCCGTCGCCGGCACGTCGGCCGCGCCCCTACTGGTCGACGTCGACTGGGACCGCTACGTCGGGGAGGCCGACCGGGGCGCCGCCGGCTCCCTGCTGCGCGCGATTCCCGGGGCCCGCGGCGCCGGCGCGGCCGAGGCGGGCGACGGGCAGCCCGGGGACGACGGGCACCTCGGCGAGGCCGCGGCGCGGCTGCGCCACCGGCTGGACACCGCCACCGCGGCCGAGCGCGCGGAACTGTTGCTGGAACTGCTGCGGGACGCGTCCGCCCAGGTCCTCGGGCACGCGGACACCGCGGAGATCCCCGCCGACGCCCAGTTCACCGAGCTGGGGTTCTCCTCCTTCACCGCCCTCGAACTGTGCAACCTGGTCGCGGCCGTGTCGGGGCTGCAGATCCCGCCGATGGCCATCTTCGACAACCCCACGCCGCAGGCACTGGCCGGTTACCTGATGACCACGTTCGAGGGAGAGACCTCCCCCGTACCGGAGGCCGGGGCCGCCGCCCGGTGA
- a CDS encoding class I SAM-dependent methyltransferase, with translation MKLSLWQDLRMLGNLFLVRTTSDPEKKTARLYEMYPPDRLVVEDTNYYNLGYWPGCTKLDEAAQALADEVADTAEFKPDDTILDVGFGYGDQDFHWVDKYGPSKIIGINITQVHIRIATERARERGLTDRIDFREGSATAIPLPDSSVDKVVALESAFHFATRADFFAEAYRVLRPGGVLVTADIIPMEGGKPKADIRSHAIKWIRVMIDDANWYPRKRYGELLESAGFESVEVRSIRDEVYEPWREYHVRRLQDPTFKKRSSKLFYKMVAVAHRDQDLLKDELTSLDYVVSAARKPHTP, from the coding sequence GTGAAGCTGTCACTGTGGCAGGACTTGCGGATGCTGGGAAATCTCTTCCTGGTCCGTACGACCTCCGACCCCGAGAAGAAGACGGCACGGCTGTACGAGATGTACCCGCCGGACCGGCTGGTCGTCGAGGACACCAACTACTACAACCTCGGCTACTGGCCGGGGTGCACGAAGCTCGACGAGGCGGCGCAGGCCCTCGCCGACGAGGTGGCCGACACGGCCGAGTTCAAGCCGGACGACACGATCCTGGACGTCGGCTTCGGCTACGGCGACCAGGACTTCCACTGGGTGGACAAGTACGGGCCGAGCAAGATCATCGGCATCAACATCACCCAGGTGCACATCCGGATCGCCACCGAGCGGGCCCGGGAGCGCGGGCTGACGGACCGGATCGACTTCCGCGAGGGCTCCGCGACCGCGATCCCCCTGCCCGACAGCAGCGTCGACAAGGTGGTGGCCCTGGAGTCAGCCTTCCACTTCGCCACCCGCGCGGACTTCTTCGCCGAGGCGTACCGCGTGCTGCGCCCGGGCGGCGTGCTGGTGACCGCCGACATCATCCCGATGGAGGGCGGCAAGCCGAAGGCCGACATCCGCTCGCACGCCATCAAGTGGATCCGCGTCATGATCGACGACGCCAACTGGTACCCGCGGAAGCGGTACGGCGAGCTCCTGGAGTCCGCCGGCTTCGAGAGCGTCGAGGTCAGGTCGATCCGCGACGAGGTCTACGAGCCGTGGCGCGAGTACCACGTGCGCCGGCTGCAGGACCCGACGTTCAAGAAGCGGTCCAGCAAGCTGTTCTACAAGATGGTGGCCGTCGCCCACCGCGACCAGGACCTGCTGAAGGACGAACTGACGTCCCTGGACTACGTGGTGTCCGCGGCCCGCAAGCCGCACACGCCGTAG
- a CDS encoding nuclear transport factor 2 family protein codes for MLDEDARKHVALEYCRRINESDVDGVLGLFADPLHVEDPVGDKTFIERAAYRAHIARLVSYGVYEIPGAPVAGLDREHVALPITVELRPEGVPRGKFVRISLIAVMRVGGEGLIRHMRVISGRTDMSLHDAAEAADAARFV; via the coding sequence ATGCTGGACGAGGACGCGCGCAAGCACGTCGCCCTGGAGTACTGCCGGCGGATCAACGAGAGCGACGTCGACGGCGTCCTCGGCCTCTTCGCCGACCCGCTCCACGTCGAGGACCCGGTCGGCGACAAGACCTTCATCGAACGCGCCGCGTACCGCGCCCACATCGCCCGGCTGGTGTCGTACGGCGTGTACGAGATCCCCGGCGCCCCGGTCGCCGGCCTGGACCGCGAGCACGTCGCCCTGCCCATCACCGTCGAGCTGCGCCCGGAGGGCGTGCCGCGGGGCAAGTTCGTGCGCATCTCCCTGATCGCCGTCATGCGGGTCGGCGGCGAGGGCCTCATCCGCCACATGCGGGTCATCAGCGGCCGTACGGACATGTCGCTGCACGACGCGGCCGAGGCCGCGGACGCCGCCCGGTTCGTGTGA